A window of the Drosophila simulans strain w501 chromosome 2L, Prin_Dsim_3.1, whole genome shotgun sequence genome harbors these coding sequences:
- the LOC6733038 gene encoding sodium/hydrogen exchanger 3 isoform X25 — protein sequence MSIRTEQDYDSATPALQQQMNLARRACWRIKSSSSESLFKTKASAITTSENQIDAEALPPPRDETKTRIEPQTAPAKRNSSCTSSDWRGMFSKRTLLICALALILGIAQARPNTSAVGVASGKVSQDIVDAVTQLNLGQSAPMDAVDVGLDPTPSVRVPRAEPLKSGDEDAKGDEGHKMERYPLSSVDFARVKTPFIIGIWILSASIAKIGFHMTPKLHLIFPESCLLIVVGVVIGVVLYFCTDVAVSPLTPNTFFFYMLPPIILDAGYFMPNRLFFDNLGTILLMAVVGTIFNIATIGGSLYACGKMGIYGESETPGLMDVFLFASLISAVDPVAVLAVFEEIHVNEILYIVVFGESLLNDAVTVVMYHMMESYNEIGLDKIIAQDIASGVGSFFVVALGGTAIGIIWGFLTGLVTRFTDHVRVIEPIFIFVMAYLAYLNAEIFHMSGILAITFCGITMKNYVESNISQKSHTTVKYALKMLSSSAETIIFMFLGVATVNNMHVWNTWFVVLTIAFCSVFRVIGVILLSALANRFRLHKLSRVDQFVMSYGGLRGAVAFALVLLVDENVVKQKNMFVTTTIAVIYFTVFLQGITIKPLVKILNVKRANKRKPTMNERIHERFMDHLMAGIEDIVGKTGNYNVRDKFKRFDNRFIRPLLIRDLKGAEPKIIETYSKLTMRDAMEVMRRNPSTIGQMTGTESMSALFRNYTNNYIGGSPSLTNLDNTCSRNLDMAELDYNPSKKDLTDARIHHLLAEELKPYRRHRRLSYSRHAVDDRDLSTQVNYKMQMNFRRMFNDRKHHKRSKRGASNKEAKENVKQNHVSFHDFQQNGTTKQLTNAEECQQNPNEINVVGPSDDWDDGLTFTAKSSLAEHPIPEEDRNLSRESDGERRVATPTATESQLPWKRQGDECTDAVQQNEFPAWASNKEYLAYNSPSATFLGGINKPKQPKSVIGLFRRESSSSKAGSVGIGSTGAMDSAASGSDTMVVPMSSQPSNAPSTSMHNPRLDKRSQSISSSSLGAGAHQLGPDGHSGPFPVTASHRRNVRRGSMLELSGDTIPEESSYQHGHSKSLCEPADSDEWDGAPLSAAGGANSELLMRMSGREPLLPRPSNTPRAQIRRMNAGAVGGAGVTQAGRKNQVTKALLDYEDSETDSDENDDDEDEDFDSYDDENIVVTTFTTPATGRRPGSSPGSGSEANTATTTTTSIRLTRNNDESII from the exons ATGAGCATCCGCACGGAGCAGGATTACGACAGTGCCACTCCGGCGCTGCAACAACAGATGAATTTGGCCCGAAGAGCTTGCTGGAGGATCAAATCCTCCAGCTCGGAATCCCTCTTCAAGACCAAAGCTTCTGCAATAACCACTAGTGAAAATCAAATCGATGCAGAAGCACTTCCACCACCGAGAGATGAAACCAAAACGAGAATAGAGCCGCAGACAGCGCCCGCAAAACGCAACTCATCCTGCACATCCTCCGACTGGCGGGGGATGTTCAGCAAAAGGACGCTGCTCATCTGCGCCCTGGCCCTGATCCTTGGAATTGCCCAGGCGCGGCCCAACACGAGTGCTGTGGGAGTGGCTTCGGGAAAGGTCAGTCAGGACATTGTGGATGCGGTTACCCAGCTAAAT CTGGGCCAGTCGGCGCCCATGGATGCGGTGGATGTGGGGCTGGATCCAACGCCATCGGTGAGAGTGCCACGTGCCGAGCCATTGAAATCGGGCGACGAGGATGCGAAGGGCGACGAGGGCCACAAAATGGAGCGGTATCCCCTCTCCAGTGTGGACTTCGCCCGGGTAAAGACGCCGTTCATCATTGGAATCTGGATCCTGTCGGCCAGTATAGCTAAAATCG GTTTCCATATGACGCCCAAACTGCACCTAATATTTCCGGAATCGTGCCTGCTGATTGTCGTGGGCGTGGTCATAGGCGTGGTGCTCTATTTCTGCACCGATGTCGCCGTCTCCCCGCTCACTCCAAATACCTTCTTCTTCTACATGCTGCCACCGATTATCCTGGACGCAGGCTACTTTATGCCCAACAGATTGTTCTTCGACAACCTGGGCACCATCCTGCTGATGGCGGTGGTCGGAACCATCTTCAACATAGCTACCATCG GTGGCTCCTTGTACGCCTGCGGAAAGATGGGAATTTACGGGGAAAGCGAGACTCCGGGTCTAATGGACGTGTTTCTCTTTGCCTCACTGATATCCGCCGTGGATCCGGTGGCCGTATTGGCCGTATTCGAGGAGATACACGTGAACGAGATCCTATACATTGTCGTCTTTGGCGAGTCCTTGCTGAACGATGCCGTCACG GTTGTGATGTACCACATGATGGAGTCCTACAATGAGATTGGCTTAGACAAAATCATCGCCCAGGACATCGCCAGCGGTGTGGGTTCCTTCTTCGTGGTTGCACTGGGTGGCACTGCCATAG GCATCATCTGGGGCTTTCTCACGGGCTTGGTGACCCGATTCACCGATCACGTGCGTGTCATAGAAcccattttcatatttgtgaTGGCGTACTTGGCCTATCTCAATGCGGAAATATTCCATATGAGCGGCATTTTAGC CATCACTTTCTGTGGTATCACAATGAAAAACTATGTGGAATCGAATATTTCACAAAAGTCGCATACGACTGTCAAATATGCCTTAAAGATGTTGTCCAGCTCGGCGGAGACCATTATATTTATGTTCCTAGGCGTGGCCACTGTGAACAACATGCACGTATGGAATACGTGGTTTGTGGTGCTGACCATTGCCTTCTGTTCAGTGTTTCGTGTCATTG GCGTCATTTTGCTATCGGCCCTTGCCAATCGCTTCCGTCTGCACAAATTGTCCCGGGTGGATCAGTTTGTGATGTCCTACGGAGGATTGCGTGGTGCTGTGGCCTTTGCCCTGGTGCTGTTGGTGGACGAGAATGTGGTGAAGCAGAAGAACATGTTTGTTACCACCACGATAGCTGTGATTTACTTTACTGTCTTCCTGCAAGGAATCACTATAAAGCCGCTGGTGAAAATCCTTAATGTGAAGCGCGCTAATAAGCGCAAGCCAACCATGAACGAGCGCATTCATGAACGG TTCATGGATCACTTGATGGCTGGAATTGAGGATATAGTGGGCAAGACGGGCAACTACAACGTGCGTGATAAGTTTAAGCGTTTCGACAATCGCTTCATTCGCCCGCTGCTGATCAGAGATCTTAAG GGAGCTGAGCCGAAGATCATCGAGACGTACTCCAAACTGACAATGCGCGATGCTATGGAAGTTATGAGGCGAAATCCATCCACTATTGGCCAGATGACGGGAACCGAGTCGATGAGCGCCCTTTTCCGGAATTATACCAATAACTACATTGGCGGCAG TCCCAGTCTGACAAATCTAGACAATACCTGTTCCCGTAATCTGGACATGGCTGAGCTGGATTATAATCCATCCAAGAAGGATCTGACCGATGCCAGGATCCATCATCTTTTGGCCGAAGAACTGAAGCCTTATAGAAGG CACCGTCGTCTTAGTTATAGCCGACACGCAGTAGATGACAGAGATTTGTCCACCCAG GTCAATTACAAGATGCAAATGAACTTCAGGCGGATGTTTAATGATCGAAAACATCACAAACGCAGCAAACGTGGTGCCAGCAACAAG GAGGCCAAGGAGAACGTTAAGCAGAATCATGTCTCGTTCCATGACTTTCAACAGAACGGCACCACTAAGCAGCTCACCAATG CCGAGGAGTGCCAACAGAATCCCAACGAGATCAATGTTGTTGGCCCGAGCGACGATTGGGATGATGGCCTGACCTTCACCGCCAAATCATCAC TGGCCGAACATCCCATTCCCGAGGAGGATCGAAATCTGTCCCGCGAATCCGACGGAGAAAGGCgtgtggccacgcccaccgccacGGAATCCCAGTTGCCGTGGAAAAGACAGGGCGACGAATGCAcggatgcagtgcagcagaACGAGTTTCCCGCTTGGGCCTCCAACAAGGAGTACTTGGCCTACAATTCCCCCAGTGCAACATTCCTAG GTGGTATAAACAAGCCTAAACAGCCCAAGTCCGTCATAGGTCTCTTCCGCCGTGAGAGTTCCAGCTCGAAGGCCGGGAGCGTTGGCATCGGCAGCACAGGAGCCATGGACTCGGCAGCCAGTGGCTCCGACACGATGGTGGTGCCCATGTCCAGCCAACCTTCCAACGCTCCATCGACGTCCATGCACAATCCGCGGCTGGACAAGCGCTCTCAGTcaatctcctccagctcgcTGGGCGCCGGAGCCCATCAGCTAGGTCCGGACGGTCACTCCGGCCCATTTCCGGTTACGGCCAGTCACCGACGTAACGTTCGCAGGGGCTCCATGCTGGAGCTAAGCGG AGACACAATACCAGAGGAGTCGTCGTACCAGCATGGACACTCCAAGTCCTTGTGCGAGCCGGCGGACTCCGATGAATGGGACGGAGCACCGTTGTCCGCAGCCGGCGGAGCGAACAGCGAGCTTTTGATGCGAATGAGCGGTAGGGAACCgctcctgccacgcccatccaACACGCCTCGTGCCCAGATCCGGCGCATGAACGccggggcggtgggcggtgcaGGCGTGACCCAGGCGGGCCGGAAGAACCAGGTGACCAAGGCACTGTTGGACTACGAGGACTCCGAAACCGACTCCGATGAgaacgatgatgatgaggacgaggacttCGATTCCTACGATGACGAAAACATTGTGGTCACCACTTTTACAACACCGGCCACGGGCAGAAGACCGGGATCTAGTCCAGGATCCGGGTCAGAAGCAAACACCGCCACTACCACCACGACAAGCATTCGGCTGACCCGCAACAACGACGAAAGCATCATTTGA
- the LOC6733038 gene encoding sodium/hydrogen exchanger 3 isoform X31, with the protein MSIRTEQDYDSATPALQQQMNLARRACWRIKSSSSESLFKTKASAITTSENQIDAEALPPPRDETKTRIEPQTAPAKRNSSCTSSDWRGMFSKRTLLICALALILGIAQARPNTSAVGVASGKVSQDIVDAVTQLNLGQSAPMDAVDVGLDPTPSVRVPRAEPLKSGDEDAKGDEGHKMERYPLSSVDFARVKTPFIIGIWILSASIAKIGFHMTPKLHLIFPESCLLIVVGVVIGVVLYFCTDVAVSPLTPNTFFFYMLPPIILDAGYFMPNRLFFDNLGTILLMAVVGTIFNIATIGGSLYACGKMGIYGESETPGLMDVFLFASLISAVDPVAVLAVFEEIHVNEILYIVVFGESLLNDAVTVVMYHMMESYNEIGLDKIIAQDIASGVGSFFVVALGGTAIGIIWGFLTGLVTRFTDHVRVIEPIFIFVMAYLAYLNAEIFHMSGILAITFCGITMKNYVESNISQKSHTTVKYALKMLSSSAETIIFMFLGVATVNNMHVWNTWFVVLTIAFCSVFRVIGVILLSALANRFRLHKLSRVDQFVMSYGGLRGAVAFALVLLVDENVVKQKNMFVTTTIAVIYFTVFLQGITIKPLVKILNVKRANKRKPTMNERIHERFMDHLMAGIEDIVGKTGNYNVRDKFKRFDNRFIRPLLIRDLKEINELHLLDHIPMQSYERALNQIRRPSASNADEKSRRQRRNSSISSRMNPLRNMNDKI; encoded by the exons ATGAGCATCCGCACGGAGCAGGATTACGACAGTGCCACTCCGGCGCTGCAACAACAGATGAATTTGGCCCGAAGAGCTTGCTGGAGGATCAAATCCTCCAGCTCGGAATCCCTCTTCAAGACCAAAGCTTCTGCAATAACCACTAGTGAAAATCAAATCGATGCAGAAGCACTTCCACCACCGAGAGATGAAACCAAAACGAGAATAGAGCCGCAGACAGCGCCCGCAAAACGCAACTCATCCTGCACATCCTCCGACTGGCGGGGGATGTTCAGCAAAAGGACGCTGCTCATCTGCGCCCTGGCCCTGATCCTTGGAATTGCCCAGGCGCGGCCCAACACGAGTGCTGTGGGAGTGGCTTCGGGAAAGGTCAGTCAGGACATTGTGGATGCGGTTACCCAGCTAAAT CTGGGCCAGTCGGCGCCCATGGATGCGGTGGATGTGGGGCTGGATCCAACGCCATCGGTGAGAGTGCCACGTGCCGAGCCATTGAAATCGGGCGACGAGGATGCGAAGGGCGACGAGGGCCACAAAATGGAGCGGTATCCCCTCTCCAGTGTGGACTTCGCCCGGGTAAAGACGCCGTTCATCATTGGAATCTGGATCCTGTCGGCCAGTATAGCTAAAATCG GTTTCCATATGACGCCCAAACTGCACCTAATATTTCCGGAATCGTGCCTGCTGATTGTCGTGGGCGTGGTCATAGGCGTGGTGCTCTATTTCTGCACCGATGTCGCCGTCTCCCCGCTCACTCCAAATACCTTCTTCTTCTACATGCTGCCACCGATTATCCTGGACGCAGGCTACTTTATGCCCAACAGATTGTTCTTCGACAACCTGGGCACCATCCTGCTGATGGCGGTGGTCGGAACCATCTTCAACATAGCTACCATCG GTGGCTCCTTGTACGCCTGCGGAAAGATGGGAATTTACGGGGAAAGCGAGACTCCGGGTCTAATGGACGTGTTTCTCTTTGCCTCACTGATATCCGCCGTGGATCCGGTGGCCGTATTGGCCGTATTCGAGGAGATACACGTGAACGAGATCCTATACATTGTCGTCTTTGGCGAGTCCTTGCTGAACGATGCCGTCACG GTTGTGATGTACCACATGATGGAGTCCTACAATGAGATTGGCTTAGACAAAATCATCGCCCAGGACATCGCCAGCGGTGTGGGTTCCTTCTTCGTGGTTGCACTGGGTGGCACTGCCATAG GCATCATCTGGGGCTTTCTCACGGGCTTGGTGACCCGATTCACCGATCACGTGCGTGTCATAGAAcccattttcatatttgtgaTGGCGTACTTGGCCTATCTCAATGCGGAAATATTCCATATGAGCGGCATTTTAGC CATCACTTTCTGTGGTATCACAATGAAAAACTATGTGGAATCGAATATTTCACAAAAGTCGCATACGACTGTCAAATATGCCTTAAAGATGTTGTCCAGCTCGGCGGAGACCATTATATTTATGTTCCTAGGCGTGGCCACTGTGAACAACATGCACGTATGGAATACGTGGTTTGTGGTGCTGACCATTGCCTTCTGTTCAGTGTTTCGTGTCATTG GCGTCATTTTGCTATCGGCCCTTGCCAATCGCTTCCGTCTGCACAAATTGTCCCGGGTGGATCAGTTTGTGATGTCCTACGGAGGATTGCGTGGTGCTGTGGCCTTTGCCCTGGTGCTGTTGGTGGACGAGAATGTGGTGAAGCAGAAGAACATGTTTGTTACCACCACGATAGCTGTGATTTACTTTACTGTCTTCCTGCAAGGAATCACTATAAAGCCGCTGGTGAAAATCCTTAATGTGAAGCGCGCTAATAAGCGCAAGCCAACCATGAACGAGCGCATTCATGAACGG TTCATGGATCACTTGATGGCTGGAATTGAGGATATAGTGGGCAAGACGGGCAACTACAACGTGCGTGATAAGTTTAAGCGTTTCGACAATCGCTTCATTCGCCCGCTGCTGATCAGAGATCTTAAG GAAATTAatgaattgcatttattggACCACATTCCCATGCAAAGCTATGAGCGAGCATTGAACCAGATTAGAAGGCCGAGTGCATCAAATGCAGATGAAAAGAGCCGTAGGCAACGTCGTAACTCAAGTATATCTTCCAGAATGAACCCTTTAAGAAACATGAATGATAAGATTTAG